The Pseudanabaena galeata CCNP1313 genome includes a region encoding these proteins:
- a CDS encoding tetratricopeptide repeat protein, translated as MSESQYSVNAQGANIGVIGDHAQVTQNIYLQSVDYQRLVEQIRDTQESLEDVPASKPERRLKLAEKLQELKEQLEEFKGNVFKLYETFTKIEINTERLRQAKAHFDRGEFREADAVLKAEEMTEDLDKLIERERQLDRQRENVRDSREQIANEFLIKARLWATFYDQPNRLEQTCEYFEESLRAARTGENLFEYAYFLEEHYKLNQAEQIYQEALQIYQELATQNPATFLPNVATTLINLGILHSDTNEFALAFSEYRKALEIFRELAKQNPATFLPYVATTLNNLAILHSDTNEMAIALSEIREALEIYRKLAKQNPATFLSDVALTLSNLAGLHWNTNEMAIALSEIREALEIYRKLAKQNPATFLPDVADTLNNLAVLQSDTNEMPIALSEYREALEIRRELAKQNPATFLPDVALTLNNLGLLHWNTNEMAIALSEYTEALEIYRELAKQNPATFLPDVAGTLNNLGNLHSDTNEMAIALSEYEEALKISRELAIQNPATFLPDVAGTLNNLANLHKNIDEMKVALSEYTEALQIRRELANQNPASFLPDVATTLNNLAVLHMNTNAIALAMTAYQEALQIYQDFAKKSPAAFQPKVDLVLENIADLQNATDERNISGIENGKASPTKQRSRSIKSRSWLKNICRGIKNLFRQS; from the coding sequence ATGAGTGAATCTCAATATAGTGTTAATGCTCAAGGAGCGAATATTGGGGTAATTGGCGATCATGCCCAAGTCACCCAAAATATCTATCTGCAATCGGTTGATTATCAACGATTGGTGGAGCAGATTCGGGATACTCAGGAGAGTTTGGAAGATGTGCCAGCGTCTAAACCAGAAAGGCGTTTGAAACTTGCTGAGAAACTGCAAGAACTGAAGGAGCAGTTAGAGGAGTTTAAGGGTAATGTTTTTAAGTTATATGAAACTTTTACTAAAATTGAGATTAATACGGAACGGTTAAGGCAGGCTAAGGCACATTTTGATCGCGGGGAATTTCGAGAGGCGGATGCGGTGCTGAAGGCGGAGGAGATGACTGAGGATCTCGATAAGCTGATCGAGAGGGAGCGGCAACTGGATCGCCAAAGGGAAAATGTGCGGGACAGTAGAGAGCAGATCGCGAACGAGTTTTTAATTAAGGCGCGGCTATGGGCAACTTTTTATGACCAACCAAATCGTTTAGAGCAAACTTGCGAATATTTTGAAGAATCTCTACGGGCGGCGCGGACAGGTGAAAACTTGTTTGAATATGCATATTTTTTAGAAGAACATTACAAGCTCAATCAAGCTGAACAAATATATCAAGAAGCCTTACAGATTTATCAAGAATTAGCGACCCAGAATCCTGCTACTTTTCTGCCAAATGTGGCAACAACGCTGATCAATTTGGGGATTTTGCATAGTGATACAAATGAATTTGCGCTCGCCTTTTCGGAATATAGGAAGGCGCTAGAGATATTTCGTGAATTGGCAAAGCAGAATCCTGCTACTTTTCTGCCATACGTGGCAACAACGCTGAACAATTTGGCGATTTTGCATAGTGATACCAATGAAATGGCAATAGCCCTATCGGAAATTAGGGAAGCACTAGAGATCTATCGCAAATTGGCAAAGCAGAATCCTGCTACTTTTCTGTCTGATGTGGCATTGACGCTGAGCAATTTGGCAGGCTTGCATTGGAATACCAATGAAATGGCGATAGCCCTATCGGAAATTAGGGAAGCACTAGAGATCTATCGCAAATTGGCAAAGCAGAATCCTGCTACTTTTCTGCCTGATGTGGCAGATACGCTGAACAATTTGGCGGTTTTGCAAAGTGATACCAATGAAATGCCGATCGCTCTCTCGGAATATAGGGAGGCTCTAGAGATTAGACGCGAATTGGCAAAGCAAAATCCTGCTACTTTTCTGCCTGATGTGGCATTGACTCTGAACAATTTGGGGCTTTTGCATTGGAATACCAATGAAATGGCGATCGCCCTCTCGGAATATACGGAGGCTCTAGAGATTTATCGCGAATTGGCAAAGCAGAATCCTGCTACTTTTCTGCCTGATGTGGCAGGTACGCTGAACAATTTGGGGAATTTGCATAGTGATACCAATGAAATGGCGATCGCCCTGTCGGAATATGAGGAGGCTTTAAAGATTAGTAGAGAATTAGCGATCCAGAATCCTGCTACTTTTCTGCCAGATGTGGCAGGTACGCTGAACAATTTGGCGAATTTGCATAAGAATATCGATGAAATGAAGGTTGCTCTGTCGGAATATACAGAAGCCTTACAGATTAGAAGAGAATTAGCGAATCAGAATCCTGCTAGTTTTCTGCCAGATGTGGCAACAACGCTGAACAATTTGGCGGTTTTGCATATGAATACCAATGCAATCGCTCTAGCGATGACGGCATATCAAGAGGCTTTGCAGATTTATCAAGATTTTGCAAAAAAGAGTCCTGCTGCTTTTCAACCAAAGGTAGATCTCGTACTTGAAAATATTGCTGATTTGCAAAATGCTACTGATGAAAGGAATATCTCTGGGATTGAGAATGGAAAAGCCTCACCCACAAAGCAGAGAAGTAGGTCAATCAAATCCCGTTCTTGGCTCAAAAATATTTGCCGAGGTATCAAAAATTTGTTTAGACAGAGTTAA
- a CDS encoding adenine phosphoribosyltransferase, protein MDFKSIIRDIPDFPQQGIIFRDITPLLAHRDGLTAIIQDFKTKFAELNIGEIDCIIGIESRGFILGAALAMALGCSFVPVRKPKKLPSAVFRVEYSLEYGTDTLEMHQDAIAVGERVVIIDDVIATGGTAAATAKLIKQAGAELLGYGFLIELDFLNGRKALPEVPIVSLVNY, encoded by the coding sequence ATGGACTTTAAAAGCATTATTCGCGATATTCCTGATTTTCCGCAGCAAGGCATCATTTTTCGAGATATTACGCCATTGTTGGCTCATCGTGATGGCTTAACAGCAATTATCCAAGACTTTAAAACAAAGTTTGCAGAATTGAATATTGGGGAGATCGATTGCATTATCGGGATTGAGTCGAGGGGATTTATCCTTGGCGCAGCGCTTGCAATGGCTTTGGGTTGTAGCTTTGTCCCAGTCCGTAAACCTAAAAAGTTACCATCAGCAGTATTTCGGGTTGAGTATTCTTTGGAATATGGAACTGATACCCTAGAGATGCATCAAGATGCGATCGCTGTGGGTGAGAGAGTAGTCATCATCGATGATGTGATCGCTACAGGTGGGACTGCGGCTGCTACGGCAAAACTGATTAAGCAAGCTGGTGCGGAACTACTTGGGTATGGATTTTTGATCGAGCTAGATTTTCTCAATGGCAGAAAAGCTTTACCCGAAGTTCCCATTGTTTCCTTGGTGAATTACTAA
- the hpxO gene encoding FAD-dependent urate hydroxylase HpxO, whose protein sequence is MYGLKAIVIGAGIGGLTTGIALRQAGYEVEIYDRVRDLRPIGSGISLWSNGVKILNRLGLGQQLAAIGGQMHYMEYRHLSGDVLNHISLQPLVEEVGQRPYPVARRDLQNVLLEAFESAGGKLTLGTKCIGILDGFRDVTAKFEDGSTATGDLLVAADGVRSLLRQYILNDAVEPKYAGYVNWNGLVPISTDLAAADTWSIYVGEHKRASLMPLAGDRFYFFFDVPLPKGTVNDVANYRNELKQHFQGWAKPVQLLIDRLEPESVARLEIHDVGPISKMVKGRVALLGDAAHATCPDLGQGGCQAIEDGWVLANYLSSTNLSVPDALRRYEIERKVRTTEIVNKARNRAETIHGKDPEVTQKWYDQLSQENPLDVTKAIAKIISGGPLH, encoded by the coding sequence ATGTATGGCTTAAAAGCAATTGTCATCGGTGCGGGTATCGGTGGACTCACCACAGGCATTGCCTTGCGACAAGCTGGTTATGAAGTGGAAATCTACGATCGGGTCAGGGATCTGCGTCCGATTGGATCAGGGATCTCGCTCTGGTCAAATGGAGTCAAAATCCTCAATCGTCTTGGCTTAGGTCAACAGCTAGCCGCGATCGGCGGGCAAATGCATTATATGGAATACCGTCATCTTTCGGGAGATGTCCTCAATCATATTTCCTTGCAACCATTAGTCGAAGAAGTTGGGCAGCGTCCCTATCCTGTGGCAAGGCGAGACTTACAAAATGTGCTATTGGAAGCCTTTGAGTCTGCGGGTGGTAAGTTAACTCTTGGCACTAAATGTATCGGAATTCTCGATGGCTTTCGTGATGTTACAGCCAAATTTGAAGATGGTAGTACAGCAACAGGGGATCTACTGGTAGCAGCCGACGGAGTCCGCTCTCTTCTGCGTCAGTATATTCTCAATGATGCTGTCGAGCCTAAATATGCGGGCTATGTCAATTGGAATGGGCTAGTGCCTATTAGCACAGACCTCGCCGCAGCCGATACTTGGTCAATCTATGTAGGAGAACATAAACGCGCTTCGCTGATGCCCTTAGCAGGCGATCGCTTCTATTTCTTTTTTGATGTGCCTTTACCCAAGGGAACCGTTAATGATGTTGCTAATTATAGAAATGAACTAAAACAACATTTCCAAGGTTGGGCAAAACCTGTGCAGTTACTAATTGATCGCCTTGAGCCTGAATCCGTCGCCCGTTTAGAAATTCATGATGTTGGACCAATCTCAAAGATGGTCAAAGGTAGAGTAGCTCTGCTCGGTGATGCTGCCCATGCAACTTGTCCCGATCTCGGTCAAGGTGGATGCCAAGCGATCGAAGATGGATGGGTGTTAGCCAATTATTTATCTTCCACAAATTTGAGTGTTCCCGATGCCCTAAGACGCTACGAAATAGAACGCAAGGTTCGCACTACCGAAATCGTCAACAAAGCGCGGAATCGGGCGGAAACCATTCACGGTAAAGATCCCGAAGTTACCCAAAAGTGGTATGACCAACTTTCTCAAGAAAATCCCTTGGATGTTACCAAGGCGATCGCCAAAATTATTAGCGGAGGTCCTTTACATTGA